The bacterium sequence GATATGCTGCACCAATAGATTCTCCTTTTTTTAGGGATGAAGAAATCCATTTTGCAGACTTATTCCTTGTGTTTTCATTGGTTGCATCCTTTGCAAAATTAAGGCTAGAGGAAAAAGAATATAAAAATGTATAACCAACAATCAGAAAAATGGCAATAAATATAGGCTTTTTATAAAAAACACAAACAAGTGCATCTATAAACCTTGCTGCTAAAAGAAGGAGTAAGGGAACTATGTGAAGTGCATAACGGATTTCGCCATAAGAAAGCCCACCTGCAACCTCAAAGCTTATATAAAATAAATAAGGAAGAACCAATCCCAATACCAAAAAATCCTCTTTTTTATGTTTAAACAGAGAATAAATAACCCCTGCTCCAATTAATACTAAAAGAGGGGTTCTTACTCCATACTTTAAAGCAACTGTATAATAGGAAAAGAAGGTATAAATCGTTAAGTAAGAAGGATACCAATCCCTTGAATGACCAATTGTGCCCAAAACCTCTTTTGGACAAACAAGCCAATAGGGATTGGTTCCAAAAAAGCCTAATAATCCCCCAAGAATAGCAAGAACAAGAAGCCTAAAATCCCCCTTTTTATTTATAATATGTGCTAAAAAAATACTAATAAAAGTAGAGCCATAAAATAAGCTTGTTCCAGCAGATAGTCCTGCTGAAACCCCTCCAAAAAAATACCACTTTTTTCCTTTATTTTTTAAGACCATAATACTTGCATAAAATGATGCTAATGCCCAAACAATACCAAATGTATGTGGTTTCAGCTCATGGGGATAAATCACATTACAAGGAACAATAGCAAAGAATAAAGATGCCAAAAGACCTATTCTTTTAGAAAAAAGCTCCTTTCCAATAAAATAGAGTAAGATTATTGAAAATACAACAGAGATTATCCCTAAAAACCTTCCTACAATAAAGAACTTGCCCATTTCAGACGGATTTAAAAAGTAATATCCGATATCACTCTTTAGGGTTATAAAACCCATCATACTTGCAAGCTTTAAGGCTATTGCAACAGAATAGATATAAAACCC is a genomic window containing:
- a CDS encoding glycosyltransferase family 39 protein, with the protein product MKEKLYLGTIIFVSLFLNIYGINWGLPNENRKNIFPDKGLIKEWSGLLKEEREEIYQKTGGNPIFYGYWLKKRHLLKKEEEIIRIPPYKKGEVPTKEQLHIVRPYLLRSHHPDEQVTLSAIAGMKPGKLDFNPHFFQYGGFYIYSVAIALKLASMMGFITLKSDIGYYFLNPSEMGKFFIVGRFLGIISVVFSIILLYFIGKELFSKRIGLLASLFFAIVPCNVIYPHELKPHTFGIVWALASFYASIMVLKNKGKKWYFFGGVSAGLSAGTSLFYGSTFISIFLAHIINKKGDFRLLVLAILGGLLGFFGTNPYWLVCPKEVLGTIGHSRDWYPSYLTIYTFFSYYTVALKYGVRTPLLVLIGAGVIYSLFKHKKEDFLVLGLVLPYLFYISFEVAGGLSYGEIRYALHIVPLLLLLAARFIDALVCVFYKKPIFIAIFLIVGYTFLYSFSSSLNFAKDATNENTRNKSAKWISSSLKKGESIGAAYLPQPSCFPPFDFLNYELIIIDEHAFQKPMEELPNYFILSGIVPSSYYKNILKRYNEIKRFDPILSFFGIPFSDQFTFANHTVQIFKKK